The following DNA comes from Arcobacter cloacae.
GTATTTATTCAAATAAAGGAATAGACCAAGTAATAGCTATATTAGCAATTTTATCTACTGATTATGTTTTAGTTCCTCTAACAAGATTATTAAAACCTGAGCAAGTTGAATATATTATTGGTGATTGTGACATAAAATGTATAATTACAGATAGAATAAAAATAGAATCAATTGAAGAGATAAAATTTGATGGACATATTATCTCTTATGAAACAACACATAAAGATTTACCCTCTTTTGAAGAAATTTATAAATATTATAATAAACCTTACTCTTGTGATGTAAATGGGCATGATAATGCTGTTATAACTTACTCTTTTGGACTAAGTGGAAAACCAAAAGGCATAGTGATTTCTCATAGAAATTTAATAGATAGTGCTAGAGTTGTATCACAATATTTACATTTAGAAGAAGATGATATTATCTCTGGTTTATTGATTTTCAATCTTGATTATGGATTAAATCAAATTTTTTGCTCACTTTATAAAAGAGCAACTCTAGCTTTACATAGATTTGTTTTACCAAATGACTTTTTTAATCATGTTATAAATGATAAAGTTACAGTATTACCTTTAATGCCTATTAATATTACTGAAATGTTTGATGAAGATGAACATAGGCTTCCAAATAAAGAGCTTCTTAAAAATGTAAGAATTATTACAAGTTCAGGTGGAAATGTTACTAAAAAAATGATTTCTGATATTGAGAAATATTTTGCAAATGCAAAATTTTACTCAATGCATGGTTTAACAGAAGCATTTAGATCAACATATTTAGATCCAGCTCAATTAAAAATAAGACCTGATTCTATTGGAAAAGCAATTCCAGATGTGGAACTTTATGTAATAGATGAAAATGGAAATGAATGCCCTCCTAGAGTTATTGGTGAATTAATTCATAGGGGTGGATATATTTATAGAGGTTTTTGGAATGCGCCAAAAGAGACAAATGAAAGATTTAAATCTATAGAAATATTAAAGAATGTAATAAATCTAGAAGGTCAACTTTGTGATGAAATAGTTGTAAAAACAGGAGATTATGTTTACAAAGATGAAGAAGGATTTTTATACTTTGTATCAAGACATGATGATATGATAAAAACAAGAGGTTTTAGAGTAAACCCTTACGAGATAGAATCTGTTGTAGAAACAAATATAAAAGAGATTGAAAGATGTGCTGTATTTTCAATAGAAAATGAAGAGATAGAAGAAGAGATTGTTTTAGTTTATACAGGAAAAAATGAGTTAAGTTCAAATGAAATTTTATTTGAATTAAAAAATCACTTAGCTTCATATATGCTTCCTTCTAAAATTATTTACAAAAAATCTTTACCTTTAGTTCCTTCTGATAAAAATAAAATAAATAAAGAAGAATTAAAAAAAGAACTGACAAAATAAGAATAACCTAAAAAGGTTATTCTTGACTAGAATCAATAAAAGTTTAAGAATATTTCTATATAATTTTGCTATCTTACAAAAAAGGATTATTCATGAAAAAAATAATTATCTCTACAGCTTTACTAACTGCATGTGTTGCATTTGCAAACCCTTATGCAAAATGTGCTACTTGTCATGGTGCAAATGGTGAAAAAGTTGCTTTAGGAAAATCTAAAATCATCAAAGATATGACTAAAGAAGATTTCATAGCTTCTATGAAAGGTTACCAAGATGGAACTTATGGAGGAGCTCAAAAAGCTTTAATGGTTGCACAAGTTAAAGATATGAGTGAAGAGACTATAAAAGAAATAGCAGATTTAATAATCAAATAATTCTTATTATTTAACAGTTAGTTTTTACTTACTAACTGTTAAATATCTTACTATCTTTTATCTCTTTTAATACATTTTGTAACTCTTCTTTTTCTTTTAATAATTGTTGTATTAAAATATCTTTTTCATCTATTACTGGATTTATGTTAATATTTTTTTGCTCCAATATTTTTCCTAAGTGAAACTCAAAACATCTATTTTTTAGTGAATAATCAACTTTTAAACACTCTATTACAATTTGAGGTTTATCTTCTCCTAAACCATTTGTTAAAATTATTTTTTTAAATTGTTTAATCTCATAAATTAATTTATCATCTTTTAAAGTTGGTTCTAATAACTCTTTTTTCCAATAATTTGTACTCTGTTTTTCTAAAATAAGAGTTTTTTTTAACAAAATATTTTCAAATAAATCTTTATTTATAGAAAGTTTATACACCCTATTTTCCTTTTTATTTTAAAATATCTTCTAATGCACTTTTTAAATCATCATTATATTTTATAGTTACCCAATCACTAAGCCAATCTGTTTGTAAAAACCATAAAAAAATTTTATCATCTTTGGTGTATAAAAAAATCTCTTGCGTTGCATGATGTCCCTGTTCAGCATTTGAATAAATCAACTTTTTTTTCCATAAATTTTTTTCTAATTTCTCTTTTATTTTATCTATTTTAGAAAATAATTCTGGATTTTTTTCAGTATCAAAAAAAATCTCATTATCAAAATTTTTATTTACAAATAAATCATTTATATAAAGCTCTGCAATACCTAAAAAGCGATGTAATCTCTCTTTTTCTTCCTTTGATAAAAAATTATAAACTTCAATATTAGGTAAAAGATGATACTCAAAAGATGAGAGATTATAGGCTTTTATTCCAAATTTTTCATCAAACTCAAATCTTAATTTTTTACCAAAAAGAAAAAGTGGATAATCTAAATCATAATATCCATAAGATTTTCTTTTTATGTTATTGTTTTCATCAATTTCATCTACAAAATATCGTGGAGAAAAATATTCATCATAATAACTATAATCCAATTGGGTTTTTCTATCATCTTCTAAAATTTCACTTTTAAAGCAGAAAATATTTTCATATCTTGTAAATAAAAAATCTACACTATTAAAATCTTCATCAATATCAATATTTATTCTGTAAGAACAAGTGGTGTTTTTATTATCTTTAAAAAGTATCTCTATAAATTCATTATGATACTCTGTTTCATCAATACACATATGAAATATCTTGACAATTTTTTTCATATCTTGTAAAAATAAAGATTTTTTTGAATTTTCAAGTTTTTTATTATCTATTGTAAATCCATAATATTGACCCATAGAACCCATTTGAAATTTTTTATATATAGTTAAATATTTTTCTATTTCATCTTTTTTATAAATTATTTCTATAAAATCTTTTTTTTCATTAATAGAGGTAATCTCACAATTTTCAATATCTTTTAAAAGTTTCAACTCCTCTTTTTTTTCAAAAACTTTGAAACCCTTATTTATTGAGTTTTGCTCTAAAAAATCATAAACCCTAGAAGCAATTTGTTTTATATAAGCATCACAATCAAAATCATCATTTAATATTTTATAACTATATTTCCTATATTCAAAATATTTTTTTACCATAGAAGATTCATTATTTGTTTGATAATAAAAAAATTTCAAATCATCTTCAAGCTGTTTTTTTACAAACTCTCTAGCTTTAAAATCCTCTTCAAAATGTTTCAAAAGATACTTACTTTTATTCTCTTGAAATATTGCATATACGGTGTAATTTTGATTTTTCATAAAATTTTTCTTTTATTAGTTTCTACAACATTATATATTTTTTTGTAATTTTGCTTTATATGAAGCCGTTGATAAATATTTACCTTGAGGTTTTTCATTTTCACAAATAACTTTATTTAACTTTGGTTGGTATTTTGTAGTTGATGAAATATTAGTTTCTGAACTTTCAATACTTTTTATTAAACCATTTTTTAAATTATTTAAAATAGTAAGTACTATTTCTAAATTTTCATCTTCTATGTTTAATTTTATTTGTTTCATTATTTTTCCTTATTTTTCCTTATTTTTTATTTCCTCTTCAAATTTTTTACTATTCCATTTTCCTACAAACCAAAAAACAGGAGAAGTTAAAATCACAACTCCTAGCATAATCATAGATAAACTAGAAATTACATCTATAAAATCATTTTCCATACAACAAAACTCAAAATAACCATTTAAACCAAAAATCACCAATAAACCCATTATGAAAAAATATATTTTTTTCTCTTTTTGGTATATATTTTGACTTTTATCAAAAAAATAAGCTTCTTTTGAAATTAGCTGTAAAAATAGTGCTATATCTGAAATATTATTTGCAAAAATGCTCTCTCTTCTTCCATTTTCACTCTCAAAAATAAGAAGATTTTTTTGCATTTTTACTTTATGTACGACAAAAGGTTCATAATGATTTTTATTTCCTAAATATTCTAATTTCAAAATATTTTCTTTTAACAAAATAAGTTTAAAGTCATTTAGTGTTCCAAATTCAACAACTTTATTTTCTTCAAACTCTTTTAAAATGTTTTTAGTTCTAAAACTTGCTATTTCATGGGATAAATTATAGATTTGTTTATATTTATCTTTTTTATTACTATCTATTTTTATGATATATGGTTTTGTTTGATTTTTTAAAAATAGTGTAAAATTAAGTTCATTTCCCTCATAAACACTATTTGTAAATTGCTTAGTTTCTTGATGATAATATGAAATAATATCTTCAAATTTGATGATATTTTCACCATCCTTGAAATAATCACTTCCATTTTCAAAACTAATCACTCTTTTTTTTATTGTATCACTATTTAAAAACACTATTTTCTCTTTATATAACTATTTTACTTTACTTCTATATTATATTTTATTATTTCTTTGTTTGATATAATCAAAATAAAAATACGGAATATGAAATGACTTATATAATTGGTGATGTTCATGGAAATTTTGATACTTTAAAAACTTTAATCGCAAAACTTCCTTTAAATAGTGAAATCATTTTTGTTGGTGATTTAGTAGATAGAGGTTTAAATTCAAAAGAAGTTTTAGAGTTTATAAGAATAAATAATTATAAATCTGTTCTTGGAAATCATGAAAGAATGATGATAGATTATGGAACTTCTGTCATAAAAAACTATCCAAAACATCATTATATGAACTATTACTTAAGTGATTGGCTATACAACGGTGGAAAACAAACTTTAATCTCTTATAAAATTGCTTCTATTGATAATTATGATAAAAAACTTATTTGCTTACAAAATGAAGAAGGATTTGAAGCATTCAAAAGCGATATAGAGTTTCTAAAAACTCTTCCTCTTTTTATAGAACTTCCAATAAAAAAAGATGAGAAAATAGTTGTTATTTCCCATGCAAACATAGCTGATGTTTGGCATTTAGCAAAAGATGAAAAAAAACAAAATGAGCTTGAAGAGTATGCTTTATGGAATAGAAAAAATCCAAAAAAAGATGTTGAAATTTTTAATATTTTTGGACACACTCCAATAAAACATATTGATACTTCAAAACATTTTATAAACATAGATACAGGATGTTACATAAAAAATAAAAGTGGATATGGAAAATTAAGTGCCTATTGTGTCCAAACAAATGAGATAATAAGCCAAAACTTTCAATCGTAAAATGGTACAATCAACAAAAATTTATTAAGGGAGAAAAATGATAAAAAATCTCAAAAATCTAATTTTAGTTGCACTATCAACTCTTCTATTTACAGCTTGTTCTATAAAAGAACCTATTACATCTGTAGTTGCTCCAAAAAATCAAGATATTGTTGAACTTTCAAAAAAAGCAAATGATGATTTTATAAATCAAAACAAAGCAACAAAAGATTATTTTGATAAATATTTTAGACCTTGGAGTGCATCAAAAGTTTCATATCCTAAAAATGAAGCAATGTGGGGTCAATCATATAAAAATAGAAAAGTTTATTTAGAAAATCATCAATTAGCTACTAAAGAGTGGTTCGATAAAGTTATAAATAACTCAAATTTTGATGAATATAATGTTGTTCCTAAAAAAGCAATTACTTTAAAAAATACAAATGTTAGAGTTTTACCATCAAACTCTCCTATGTTTTATGACCCAACAAAACCAGGAGAAGGTTTTCCTTTTGATTATAATCAAAACTCTTTAATCAAAATAAATACTCCTGTTTTAGTTTCTCATTTATCAAAAGATAAAGCATGGGCTTACATAGAATCAAGTATTGTTGGTGGTTGGGTTGAGATAAATTCTATTGCTTTTGTAAATGATGAGTTTATAAAAAATTTTAAAACTACAAACTATTATGTAAGTGTAAAAGAGAAGTTCCCTATTTATGACCCAATTTTTAGAGAATATGTAAAAGTTTCGACTATTTTTCCTAAAAAAGGAGATAAATATATAATCGCAAAAAAAGATGATAATCAAAATGCAATCATTACTTATATAGATTTACAAAATGATGAAATTGAAGCAATGCCTGTTAGTTTTAATTCAGCAAATAGAATAAAACTATTGAATGAACTTTTAGAAGAGCCTTATGGATGGGGTGGATTACTAAATAATAGAGATTGTTCAAGTTTTACTCAAGATTTTTTCGCTCCTTTTGGAAAATTTTTACATAGAAACTCAAAAGCTCAAACTACAAATGGAAAGTTTCTTGATATGTCAAATCTAAGTTTAGACGAGAAAAAAGAGTTTATGAAAAAACATGGTGTTCCTTTTTCTACTTTAGTATATTTAAAAGGTCATATTATGCTTTATGTTGGGATTAAAAACAACGAACCTTTAGTAGTTCATAATGTTTGGAGTGTAAGATTAAAAGATGACACAGGAAGAAAATATAGACACATTATTGGAAAAGCAACAATCACAACTTTAGAACCTGGTAAAGGTATGAAAGATTTTGATGAAGATAATAATATTCTAAAAAAAGTGACTGGAATTACTATTTTATAGGCTTAGAGTTTTTCTAAGCCTTTTTTTACATCTTTCTTAAATATACAATTCTGTAAATCATTGGAACAAAATATAGATTTAAAATAGTTGCCCATAATAATCCAAAACCTAAAGAAACAGCCATTGGTTGTAAAATCAAAGCTTGACCTGAAGAGAAGAAAATAAGCGTTGAAAGTCCTAATATCGTAGTTATTGAAGTTAATAAAATAGGTCTTAATCTCATTTTTGCATATCTTACTAAATCCTCTAAATCTTTTGATTTTTTGATAAAATCCATCATTATTATTCCATCATTTACAATAACACCTGCAAGTCCAACCATTCCTATTAAACTAGGCATTGAGATATTTATTCCCATAATAACATGCCCTACTAATACTCCTAGTATTGATAAAGGAATAGTAGATAAAATAATCAAAGGTTTAACAATAGAATCAAACATCCAAATTAAAGCCATAAAAATTAATATAATAGCTATTAATGCAGCTTGTGCCATCTCTTTTTTTACCTTTTCATTCTCTTCTTGTTCACCCTTTATTGCTAATTTAACATCTTTTTTTAACTCATTTAATTCTACTTCTATCTTTTCAAAAAGTTCTGAAGAAGTAATATTTGATAACGATGCTGTTACACTTATAATTTGCTCATTATTCTCTTTGAATATTTGAGAATAAGCTGGAATCTTTATAAACTCAGCCACATCTTTTAAAAGTACCTTTTGATTAGAGATATTAATTGTAAAAGTATCTAAACTTTGTAAAATATCTTTATGTTCACTCTCAAAAACAATATCAATAAGTCCTTCTTTATCAAACATTTTTGAATAAGTTCCTTTAAAATAAAAAGGTCTTAACTGATTTAAAACCAACTCTTCAGTAACTCCTAAACTATATCCATAAGAGTTGATTTTAAATTTTAATTCATAATTTCCTAAAATAGAATCATCAGCTATATTTGTAACACCTTGCACATTTGCTAATATATCTTTTAATTTTTCAACAGCTATTAATGTCTCCTCTTTTTTTCCCAAAACAGCTATTTCTACATCATTTTTTACTATTCCAGTTTGAGGAACAAATATTTTTAATTCTTCAAATTTATTTGATTTTACCTCTTTATCCAAAATCTTTTTAAGTTCATCTTCTATCTCTTGTGCACTTAAATCTCTAATCATATTTGAATCATCATATTTTGGAGATAAATATGGATTTATATATTTCTCAAAAAGATTTTCAGCTGCTCTTTCATGTAAATTTACAAAGATATGAAAATAAAACTCCTCATAATGAGGTAAATTTTTACCATCTAATTTCATACCAGTTACAGAACTAACTGAGCTAATACTATTTTTAAAATCCAAAGAATTTAAAAGTTTCTTTTCTATTTCAAAAACTATTTGTTCTGTTTGTTCTATTTTTTTACCAACACCAATAGAACCTGTTATATAAACCTGCGTAGAATCAAACTCTGGCATAAATTTAAATTTTTGATTTTTCATTATTAAAAAAGAACTAGCAACTATCAAAATTAACATTGTAAAAATCGCTATATATTTACCTTTTAATAAAAACTCTAAAATATTTCCATAAAGTTTATAGTTAAAATCCCAAATCTTATGTGATTTTTTTTCAGCTTTATTAACTTTAAAAATCTCTTTTGCATGTAATGGTAAAAAGAAAAATGCCTCAATCAAAGAACTTAAAAGTAAAATTGTTATCATAATTGGAAGAATTTGCATAAATTTTCCAACCTCTCCACTCATAAGTAAAATTGGTAAAAATGCAAATATTGTTGTTGCTGTTGCTGTTAAAACAGCGGGAAACATCTCTAAAGCTCCATCACGTGCTGCTGTAAATCTATCTTTTCCCATTTCCATATGTCGGTAAATATTTTCAGCAACAACAATAGCTTCATCAACCAACATTCCAAGGGCAATTAAAGCGCCCAGTAAAGAGAGCATATTTAAGCTATATCCTAAATATTCAGCACTAATAAGTCCAATCATAAATGAAGTTGGAATTCCTATTGCTATTACTATTGCTATTCTTAAATTTATGAAAAAAAGTAAAGCAAGAAAGAGTAAGATAAGTCCAAATAAAATATTTGAAACAACTGTATTTAACCTATTTTTTATCCAAATAGAAGTGTCAATATACGTATCAAACTCTAAATTTTCATATTTTGCTTCAAACTCTTTTGTAATATCTTTAATTTTTTTAACCAATTCTATAGCATCACCACTAAAGCCTTTATTTATTCCAACAGCAATATTTGTGTTTGCATTAAAGTGAGAAATATTAGAGACATCACCTAATTGATAATCAATTTTTGCAATATCTTTTAAACGAACAGATTTACCATCTATTTTTAAAATAATCTCTTTGATTTTTTCAACATCTTTTTCTCCATTAAAAGTTGATAAATAGTAATGAGTTGAACTATCTTTTATCATTCCTATTGGAAAGATTGAACTTAAAGAGGATATTGCATTTATAACTTTTATCTTCTCAAAACCATAAGCAGAAATCTTTTCATCATTTAAAGTAATTAAAAGTTCCTTATCACTTTCACCTAAAACTTGAACTTGTGATAAATCTTTTAGTTGCATAACTTTAGATTTTACCTCTTTTGCAACTTCAATTAAATACTCTTTTGAATCACTATTTTTTGAATAAACAGCAACTGTTATTAAAGGAAATGCAAACTCAACCGCCTTTACAGTTGGCTCATCCATATCAGAAGGTAAATCAGCTTTAATTTTTGTAATAATATCTTTTACATCATCTAAAATATCTTTTGCTTTATATCCATCTTTTAAATCCACATTTATTGAAAAACTACCATTTTTTATAGTTGAAGAGATAGTATCAGCACTACTTAAAGTCAATATTTCATCTTCTATTTGTGAAACTGCTATCTTATCAAGTAATTCAGAACTAGCCCCCGTGTAAGCTCCATTTATAATTACAGCATCAGTTGTAGAAGGAGGAAAAATCTCTTTTGGAATTTTAAAATAAGCAAATATAGAAAGAAGAAAAATAAATAGAAGAATAAAATGATTTAAAAGAGGTTTTCTTAAAGAAAACTCTATTAAATTTTGAATCATCTATTCTCTTCTAATTTTAATAAAGGATTAAATAATAAAGAATCAATAATTTGATTTTTAAATTTCATATCCTCAAGCTGTTGAGCTAAAAAAGTATTCTCTTCTTGTAAAGAGACATAATGAGCATATAATTTGTTTATATCTTTACTAACATAATATATATTATTTCTTAAATATATTTTTGGAAAAAACAGAGCTAAACCAAAAAATAACATAGCAAAAACAATAATAAGTGAGTTTTTAGCATTTAGTTTAATCAAATTTAAAAATCCTTAATTTAGAACTTCGACTTCTTGGATTTTGTTTAATCTCAAGTGCAGTTGGAATTATAGGTTTTTTTGTAATAATTTTTCCTAAAGCGTGATTGTTTCCACATTCACATCTAAAAACTCCTTCGGGACAGATACAAGATTTACTCCATTTTTTAAAATAGTTTTTTACAATTCTATCTTCTAAAGAGTGAAATGAAATAATAGCAACTATACAATTTTTTAATTTTGCCTCTTCTAATGAATCAAAAAGTCTTTCTAAAACACCAAGTTCATCATTTACTTCTATTCGAATTCCTTGAAAAGGCAGAGTTGCTGGATGAATTTTTCCTTTTGACATTTTTTTTGATAAAAGTTCTGAAATCTGTTTTGCACTAATAAAAGGTCTATTATTTACTATTAAAGATGCAACTTTTTTATACTCTCTTACTTCCCCATACTCTTTAAAAACTCGTTCAAGTTCTGCTTGTGAATATGTATTTACAACAGTTGCTGCATCTAAAGATTGGTTTTGATTCATTCTCATATCAAGTGTTTCACTTTCAAAACCAAAACCACGCTCAAGTTTATCAAGTTGTAAAGAAGAGACTCCAATATCTGCTAAAACTCCTCTTATCTCATAATCTTTAAATGTTTTAATAACAAGTTCAAAATTTCCTTTATTAAAAGTCACCCTATTTTCAAAATCTCTTAATCTATTTTTTGAAAATATTAAAGCCTCATCATCTTGATCATTACAAATTAATTTTACATTTTCATTTTGAGTTAATAAGCCGTTACTATGACCTGCAAAACCTGTTGTACAATCAATAATATATCCATCATTAATATCTTTGAAAGCATCTAATGTTTCATTATACAAAACAGGTATGTGTGGAATATTCATTAAAAAGGTCCTTATTTAAATTAATATATAATACCCAAAAATATATTTAAGGCTTTTAAAATGATTGACAAAGATGTTGTGAAATTACTTTCTGACTTATCATTAACAATGTTTGCAAAAAACTTTTTTGGTATTTACCATGGAGCAATTTCTACAAAATTAGATCAAAACAATTTTATAATCAATACAAGTGATGCGATATTTGATAAAATGGAAGATAAATCTTTTTGTACATTAAATGTAAATAAAAGGGATTATAGATGGAATATTGCAAGTATTGAATCTCATATTCACGCTACAATATATACAAATATACATGAAGCAAAATATATAGCCTTTGGAATGCCTATTCATACAACAGCTTATACCTTAGAGCATGATAATATAGTATTTGAAGATTTTTTTGGAAAAACAATTTTTAAAGAGCTACCAATTTATGATCCAGGAGATTTTTCTACATGGTATAAAAGAAATGCACTTGAAATTACAAAATATTTAAAAGAATCTGAACATAATATAATGGTAATAAAAGGAATAGGTACTTACGTGTATGATAGAGACATCCATGAATTA
Coding sequences within:
- a CDS encoding AMP-binding protein, encoding MSINCIRTLIEDANISNPNKVALIHGNNKLTYSELFSKVNQIALYLSELNLPKGSRIGIYSNKGIDQVIAILAILSTDYVLVPLTRLLKPEQVEYIIGDCDIKCIITDRIKIESIEEIKFDGHIISYETTHKDLPSFEEIYKYYNKPYSCDVNGHDNAVITYSFGLSGKPKGIVISHRNLIDSARVVSQYLHLEEDDIISGLLIFNLDYGLNQIFCSLYKRATLALHRFVLPNDFFNHVINDKVTVLPLMPINITEMFDEDEHRLPNKELLKNVRIITSSGGNVTKKMISDIEKYFANAKFYSMHGLTEAFRSTYLDPAQLKIRPDSIGKAIPDVELYVIDENGNECPPRVIGELIHRGGYIYRGFWNAPKETNERFKSIEILKNVINLEGQLCDEIVVKTGDYVYKDEEGFLYFVSRHDDMIKTRGFRVNPYEIESVVETNIKEIERCAVFSIENEEIEEEIVLVYTGKNELSSNEILFELKNHLASYMLPSKIIYKKSLPLVPSDKNKINKEELKKELTK
- a CDS encoding c-type cytochrome, with protein sequence MKKIIISTALLTACVAFANPYAKCATCHGANGEKVALGKSKIIKDMTKEDFIASMKGYQDGTYGGAQKALMVAQVKDMSEETIKEIADLIIK
- a CDS encoding metallophosphoesterase → MTYIIGDVHGNFDTLKTLIAKLPLNSEIIFVGDLVDRGLNSKEVLEFIRINNYKSVLGNHERMMIDYGTSVIKNYPKHHYMNYYLSDWLYNGGKQTLISYKIASIDNYDKKLICLQNEEGFEAFKSDIEFLKTLPLFIELPIKKDEKIVVISHANIADVWHLAKDEKKQNELEEYALWNRKNPKKDVEIFNIFGHTPIKHIDTSKHFINIDTGCYIKNKSGYGKLSAYCVQTNEIISQNFQS
- a CDS encoding SH3 domain-containing protein; translation: MIKNLKNLILVALSTLLFTACSIKEPITSVVAPKNQDIVELSKKANDDFINQNKATKDYFDKYFRPWSASKVSYPKNEAMWGQSYKNRKVYLENHQLATKEWFDKVINNSNFDEYNVVPKKAITLKNTNVRVLPSNSPMFYDPTKPGEGFPFDYNQNSLIKINTPVLVSHLSKDKAWAYIESSIVGGWVEINSIAFVNDEFIKNFKTTNYYVSVKEKFPIYDPIFREYVKVSTIFPKKGDKYIIAKKDDNQNAIITYIDLQNDEIEAMPVSFNSANRIKLLNELLEEPYGWGGLLNNRDCSSFTQDFFAPFGKFLHRNSKAQTTNGKFLDMSNLSLDEKKEFMKKHGVPFSTLVYLKGHIMLYVGIKNNEPLVVHNVWSVRLKDDTGRKYRHIIGKATITTLEPGKGMKDFDEDNNILKKVTGITIL
- a CDS encoding efflux RND transporter permease subunit, whose product is MIQNLIEFSLRKPLLNHFILLFIFLLSIFAYFKIPKEIFPPSTTDAVIINGAYTGASSELLDKIAVSQIEDEILTLSSADTISSTIKNGSFSINVDLKDGYKAKDILDDVKDIITKIKADLPSDMDEPTVKAVEFAFPLITVAVYSKNSDSKEYLIEVAKEVKSKVMQLKDLSQVQVLGESDKELLITLNDEKISAYGFEKIKVINAISSLSSIFPIGMIKDSSTHYYLSTFNGEKDVEKIKEIILKIDGKSVRLKDIAKIDYQLGDVSNISHFNANTNIAVGINKGFSGDAIELVKKIKDITKEFEAKYENLEFDTYIDTSIWIKNRLNTVVSNILFGLILLFLALLFFINLRIAIVIAIGIPTSFMIGLISAEYLGYSLNMLSLLGALIALGMLVDEAIVVAENIYRHMEMGKDRFTAARDGALEMFPAVLTATATTIFAFLPILLMSGEVGKFMQILPIMITILLLSSLIEAFFFLPLHAKEIFKVNKAEKKSHKIWDFNYKLYGNILEFLLKGKYIAIFTMLILIVASSFLIMKNQKFKFMPEFDSTQVYITGSIGVGKKIEQTEQIVFEIEKKLLNSLDFKNSISSVSSVTGMKLDGKNLPHYEEFYFHIFVNLHERAAENLFEKYINPYLSPKYDDSNMIRDLSAQEIEDELKKILDKEVKSNKFEELKIFVPQTGIVKNDVEIAVLGKKEETLIAVEKLKDILANVQGVTNIADDSILGNYELKFKINSYGYSLGVTEELVLNQLRPFYFKGTYSKMFDKEGLIDIVFESEHKDILQSLDTFTINISNQKVLLKDVAEFIKIPAYSQIFKENNEQIISVTASLSNITSSELFEKIEVELNELKKDVKLAIKGEQEENEKVKKEMAQAALIAIILIFMALIWMFDSIVKPLIILSTIPLSILGVLVGHVIMGINISMPSLIGMVGLAGVIVNDGIIMMDFIKKSKDLEDLVRYAKMRLRPILLTSITTILGLSTLIFFSSGQALILQPMAVSLGFGLLWATILNLYFVPMIYRIVYLRKM
- the rsmH gene encoding 16S rRNA (cytosine(1402)-N(4))-methyltransferase RsmH; translation: MNIPHIPVLYNETLDAFKDINDGYIIDCTTGFAGHSNGLLTQNENVKLICNDQDDEALIFSKNRLRDFENRVTFNKGNFELVIKTFKDYEIRGVLADIGVSSLQLDKLERGFGFESETLDMRMNQNQSLDAATVVNTYSQAELERVFKEYGEVREYKKVASLIVNNRPFISAKQISELLSKKMSKGKIHPATLPFQGIRIEVNDELGVLERLFDSLEEAKLKNCIVAIISFHSLEDRIVKNYFKKWSKSCICPEGVFRCECGNNHALGKIITKKPIIPTALEIKQNPRSRSSKLRIFKFD
- a CDS encoding class II aldolase and adducin N-terminal domain-containing protein, which translates into the protein MIDKDVVKLLSDLSLTMFAKNFFGIYHGAISTKLDQNNFIINTSDAIFDKMEDKSFCTLNVNKRDYRWNIASIESHIHATIYTNIHEAKYIAFGMPIHTTAYTLEHDNIVFEDFFGKTIFKELPIYDPGDFSTWYKRNALEITKYLKESEHNIMVIKGIGTYVYDRDIHELVKKIAILENSCRLLSIKSSFQ